The proteins below are encoded in one region of Ferruginibacter lapsinanis:
- a CDS encoding C40 family peptidase — protein sequence MKNLFIYVVMAGIFSTTTNTTDAQTNINIEKLNQKSAKKISLKFIDGIEFAPEVSPASAEVNTEKTIAPVKKDKAPEKQITASSSSAIETCEAWQFKYAMMLDMEVESFTNSALYSFIDQWWGTRYSYGGSTRAGIDCSAFTGKLLKEVFNITVPRTAREQYQVSNRIVFRDHLREGDLVFFNTRGGVSHVGLYLGNNYFVHSSVHDGVTISSLTDPYYDKKFISGGRIYPQQGDDTLTNFTEEDN from the coding sequence ATGAAAAACTTATTTATTTATGTAGTGATGGCTGGCATTTTTTCTACCACAACCAACACTACTGATGCCCAGACGAATATCAATATTGAAAAACTTAATCAAAAGTCTGCCAAAAAGATATCACTGAAATTTATTGATGGGATTGAATTTGCCCCTGAAGTATCACCTGCTTCAGCTGAGGTAAATACTGAAAAAACTATTGCCCCCGTAAAAAAAGATAAAGCTCCCGAAAAACAGATTACAGCTTCTTCATCCAGTGCAATTGAAACATGCGAAGCATGGCAATTTAAATATGCGATGATGCTGGACATGGAAGTTGAATCTTTTACAAATAGTGCTTTGTATAGTTTTATAGATCAGTGGTGGGGTACCCGTTACAGTTATGGTGGCAGTACCAGAGCTGGGATCGACTGTAGCGCATTCACCGGAAAATTATTAAAGGAAGTGTTTAATATCACTGTTCCCCGTACTGCAAGAGAGCAATACCAGGTGTCTAACCGAATCGTTTTCAGGGATCATTTACGTGAAGGAGACCTGGTGTTTTTTAATACCCGTGGTGGTGTAAGCCATGTAGGACTCTATCTTGGTAATAATTATTTTGTACATAGCAGTGTGCATGATGGAGTTACTATCAGCAGTCTTACAGATCCTTATTACGATAAGAAATTCATTTCAGGTGGAAGAATATATCCGCAGCAAGGCGATGACACGCTAACAAATTTTACAGAAGAAGACAACTAG
- a CDS encoding polysaccharide biosynthesis C-terminal domain-containing protein, with product MSQIRKQSIISSVVVYIGFALGFVNTYLFTREGGFTKDEYGLTAIFIAIASLMASFSSLGMTVYVSKFYPYYNDNLPRKKNDMLTWALLVSLIGFCLVAIAGIQYKDLIIRKFGGHSPKLITYYYWVFPFGLGLTLYGIVENFAWQIKKAVLANFLREVQFRLFTTILIVLTIIGVLTDFDLFIKIYSFTYLGIAFIMIAYLIAKGYFHLTFSVSIVTKKFYKKILILASFVFGGNFVFTISSVFDSFLIASVLKDGLAAVAVFTLAQNIASLIQAPQRGVISASMGPLSQAWKDKDFGRIQRIYQRSSINQLVFAVGMFSLIWLNFTDGVFTFHFQKGYLDAKWVFFFIGLMRIVDMGTGVNAQIITTSVFWRFDFFTGLILVFITLPLDYVLTKHYFGVVGPAIANLISFTIYNAIRYWYIKKKFDLQPFTIQTLYTILLGLGTFFCCYFLLDNYQGFVWIVIRSTLFCLIYLAGILLFKLSPDIQPVWQTVLKRAGIKKED from the coding sequence ATGTCTCAAATAAGAAAGCAAAGCATCATTTCCTCGGTAGTAGTGTATATCGGCTTTGCATTAGGTTTTGTCAATACCTATTTATTTACCCGTGAAGGAGGTTTTACAAAAGATGAATATGGCTTAACAGCTATATTTATTGCTATCGCCAGTTTGATGGCATCTTTCTCCAGTTTGGGGATGACGGTGTATGTTTCTAAATTTTATCCTTATTACAATGATAATCTGCCCAGAAAAAAGAACGATATGCTCACTTGGGCATTGCTGGTATCATTGATAGGATTTTGTTTGGTGGCTATTGCCGGTATTCAGTATAAAGACCTGATCATCCGAAAATTTGGAGGACACTCTCCCAAGCTGATCACTTATTATTATTGGGTTTTCCCTTTTGGGTTAGGACTTACCTTATATGGCATCGTTGAAAATTTTGCCTGGCAGATCAAAAAGGCAGTACTTGCTAATTTTTTACGGGAAGTGCAATTCAGGTTATTTACAACAATATTGATTGTGCTAACGATCATCGGTGTTTTGACTGATTTTGATCTATTCATCAAAATATATTCTTTTACGTACCTGGGCATCGCATTTATTATGATAGCTTACCTGATCGCAAAAGGATATTTTCATTTAACCTTTTCTGTCAGTATAGTTACAAAAAAATTTTACAAAAAGATATTGATACTTGCTTCATTTGTATTTGGTGGGAATTTTGTATTTACCATTTCCAGTGTTTTTGATTCTTTTTTGATTGCCTCCGTTTTAAAGGATGGATTGGCTGCTGTGGCAGTTTTTACATTGGCGCAAAACATAGCCAGTCTTATACAAGCTCCGCAACGTGGCGTTATTTCTGCTTCAATGGGACCATTGTCGCAGGCTTGGAAGGATAAAGATTTTGGACGGATCCAACGAATTTATCAGCGGTCATCGATCAATCAATTAGTTTTTGCTGTGGGGATGTTTTCCCTGATATGGCTGAATTTTACAGACGGCGTATTTACTTTTCACTTTCAAAAAGGATACCTCGATGCTAAATGGGTTTTCTTTTTTATAGGTCTCATGCGTATCGTAGATATGGGCACAGGTGTAAATGCACAGATCATTACCACTTCTGTTTTTTGGAGGTTTGATTTCTTTACGGGCCTGATCCTGGTATTCATTACTCTTCCTCTTGATTATGTGTTGACCAAGCATTATTTTGGTGTTGTAGGACCGGCAATAGCCAATCTTATTTCCTTTACTATCTACAATGCAATCCGTTATTGGTATATCAAAAAGAAATTTGATCTGCAACCATTTACCATTCAAACTTTGTATACCATCCTGTTAGGCTTGGGTACTTTTTTCTGCTGTTATTTTTTATTGGATAATTACCAGGGATTTGTTTGGATAGTGATCAGAAGTACACTTTTCTGTTTGATATACCTGGCGGGGATATTGTTGTTCAAATTATCACCGGATATACAACCGGTTTGGCAAACGGTGTTAAAAAGAGCAGGTATAAAAAAAGAAGACTAG
- a CDS encoding M1 family metallopeptidase produces the protein MKHLVSVLLVFHFSFFIFHYSIAQSFTHADTLRGSVGTGRDWWDVLRYDVNVKFDFEDSTISGYANIEFKIIRKGIVMQIDLQEPLVLDSVFYIRNDTLNNGLLNKGILTAASKIEKITRDGNTYFFNNIAEKKSKRTHKLVIYYHGKPQIAIYPPWDGGLIWKRDKNNNPWISVACQGLGASVWYPCKDHQSDEPDKGASLTMTFPDTLVAVANGRLKESVDNNDNTKTVTWEVKSPINNYDLAFYIGKYVHFGETYKGVKGNLTMDYWVLDYDLEKAKKQFTDAKRMMKAFEYWFGPYPFYEDGYKLIEAPHLGMEHQSGIAYGNKYQNGYLGNDLSHSGWGLKWDFIIVHESGHEWFGNNITTKDIADMWVHESFTNYSETLFTEFYYGKKAADAYLQGTRENIENKNPVISSYGVNKESETTDMYYKGANMIHTIRQVINNDALFRKILQGLNKTFYYQTVTTRQIEEYIIKQSKINFSKVFDQYLRTIQIPVLEYKIEGYKISYRYTNCIKGFILPLKINAKGQRWIRPTEQWQTLSLYPEGEINFSVDPNFYINTKKVE, from the coding sequence ATGAAACATTTAGTAAGCGTGCTGCTCGTTTTTCATTTTTCATTTTTCATTTTTCATTATTCGATTGCTCAGTCATTTACACATGCGGATACTTTAAGAGGCAGCGTTGGCACAGGAAGAGACTGGTGGGATGTGTTGAGGTATGATGTGAATGTGAAATTTGATTTTGAAGATAGTACGATCAGCGGATACGCTAATATTGAGTTTAAAATTATAAGAAAGGGTATTGTCATGCAAATTGATTTACAGGAACCATTAGTTTTGGATAGCGTCTTTTATATCCGTAATGATACATTAAATAATGGTTTACTTAATAAAGGCATACTTACCGCCGCATCAAAAATTGAAAAAATCACCAGAGACGGTAACACTTATTTCTTCAATAACATTGCAGAAAAAAAATCTAAGAGAACTCATAAGTTAGTTATATACTATCACGGTAAACCACAAATAGCGATCTATCCTCCATGGGATGGTGGCCTTATCTGGAAACGAGATAAAAATAATAATCCTTGGATAAGTGTGGCTTGTCAAGGTTTGGGAGCAAGTGTTTGGTATCCTTGTAAAGATCATCAAAGTGATGAGCCGGATAAAGGAGCAAGCCTTACTATGACATTCCCTGATACATTGGTTGCAGTTGCCAACGGCAGGTTAAAAGAATCGGTTGATAATAATGACAATACCAAGACGGTAACATGGGAAGTAAAATCACCTATCAATAATTATGATCTTGCTTTTTACATTGGTAAATATGTTCACTTCGGCGAAACATACAAAGGTGTGAAAGGTAATCTCACTATGGATTATTGGGTGCTTGATTATGATCTGGAAAAAGCAAAAAAGCAATTTACTGATGCAAAAAGAATGATGAAGGCTTTTGAATATTGGTTTGGCCCCTATCCTTTTTATGAAGATGGATATAAATTGATAGAGGCTCCGCATTTAGGCATGGAGCATCAAAGTGGTATTGCTTACGGCAATAAATATCAGAATGGCTATTTAGGAAATGACCTGAGCCATAGCGGCTGGGGATTGAAATGGGATTTTATTATTGTACACGAAAGTGGTCACGAATGGTTTGGTAATAATATCACCACAAAAGATATTGCTGATATGTGGGTGCATGAAAGTTTTACCAATTACAGCGAAACATTATTTACTGAATTTTATTATGGCAAAAAAGCTGCTGATGCCTATTTGCAAGGCACCAGGGAAAATATCGAGAATAAGAATCCTGTCATTTCATCTTATGGGGTAAACAAAGAATCGGAAACTACTGATATGTATTACAAAGGCGCCAATATGATCCATACTATCCGGCAGGTGATCAATAATGATGCTTTATTCAGAAAGATTTTACAAGGATTAAATAAAACGTTTTACTATCAAACAGTCACTACCCGGCAAATCGAGGAGTATATCATCAAGCAATCGAAGATCAATTTCAGTAAGGTGTTTGATCAATATTTACGAACCATACAAATACCTGTTTTGGAATATAAGATCGAGGGGTACAAAATATCGTACCGTTATACAAATTGCATTAAAGGATTTATCTTGCCGTTAAAAATCAATGCTAAAGGACAGCGATGGATAAGGCCTACAGAACAATGGCAAACGCTTTCTCTTTATCCTGAAGGAGAAATAAATTTTTCAGTAGACCCAAATTTCTACATCAATACAAAAAAGGTAGAGTAA
- a CDS encoding ABC transporter substrate-binding protein, whose amino-acid sequence MNHLNNNTAIRKALQYACYLLFITYSLQLSSCNTHEHHDKKIFHYNEQSGIASLDPAFAKNQAIVWPVHQLYNTLLEIDSDLILRPSLAKSWEISDNNILITFHLRTDVNFHDDACFSNGKGRRLIADDVVYSFKRIIDKSVASPGAWIFNNRVDSLNAFTAINDSTFQLKLSGAFQPILGILSMQYCSVVPHEAVEKYGNEFRRHPVGTGPFSFVAWEEGQALVLKKNEHYFETDKHGIRLPYLDGIKVSFFDSKATEFLEFRQGRLDFINDIDASFKDEILTKSGNLKKEWEGKLILQKYPYLNIEYLGILVDSTNELVKNSPLRSKKVRQAINYAFDRKKMMLYLRNSIGTAAENGFAPMGLPSFDTAVIGYRYDVAKAKQLLAEAGFPDGKDLPAIKLLTIPIYADLGSYIANELKQTGINVQVETIQKSLLLQQTAKSQALFFRGSWIADYPDAENFLSLFYSKNPAPPNYTRYKNPTYDALYERAIAEKNDSIRYALYQQMDKIIINDAPVVPLWYDMVIHLVQPNIEQFYPNSINLLELRETKKN is encoded by the coding sequence ATGAACCATTTAAATAATAATACCGCAATCAGGAAAGCTTTGCAATATGCCTGTTACTTATTATTCATTACTTATTCCCTGCAACTTTCATCCTGTAATACCCATGAACATCACGATAAAAAAATATTTCATTACAACGAACAATCAGGTATTGCTTCTTTAGATCCTGCATTTGCAAAAAACCAGGCCATCGTTTGGCCGGTGCATCAATTGTATAATACATTGCTGGAAATTGACAGCGATCTCATCTTACGGCCCTCATTGGCAAAGAGCTGGGAGATAAGCGATAACAATATATTGATCACTTTTCATTTACGTACTGATGTCAATTTTCATGATGATGCTTGTTTTAGTAATGGAAAGGGCAGAAGACTGATAGCTGATGATGTGGTATATAGTTTTAAAAGAATCATTGATAAAAGTGTTGCCAGCCCGGGTGCTTGGATATTTAACAATAGGGTGGACTCTCTCAATGCTTTTACTGCCATTAATGACTCAACTTTTCAATTAAAATTATCAGGTGCATTTCAACCTATATTGGGCATATTAAGTATGCAGTATTGTTCTGTTGTTCCGCACGAAGCAGTAGAAAAATATGGCAACGAATTTCGCAGACATCCCGTTGGCACCGGCCCCTTTAGCTTTGTAGCCTGGGAAGAAGGACAAGCATTGGTGTTAAAAAAGAATGAACATTATTTTGAAACTGACAAGCACGGAATACGCTTACCGTATTTAGACGGCATCAAAGTTTCTTTCTTCGATAGTAAAGCCACAGAGTTTTTAGAGTTTCGACAAGGCCGGTTAGATTTTATCAATGATATTGACGCTTCTTTTAAAGATGAGATATTAACCAAATCAGGAAATTTGAAAAAAGAGTGGGAGGGGAAACTCATATTGCAAAAATACCCATACCTGAACATAGAATACTTAGGTATATTGGTAGATAGCACCAATGAGTTGGTAAAAAATTCTCCTTTGCGATCAAAAAAAGTACGACAGGCTATAAATTATGCATTCGATAGAAAAAAAATGATGTTATACCTGCGTAATTCAATTGGCACTGCAGCCGAAAATGGCTTTGCCCCGATGGGATTACCTTCTTTCGATACAGCAGTTATTGGTTACCGTTATGATGTTGCCAAAGCAAAACAACTACTGGCCGAAGCAGGATTTCCTGATGGGAAAGATCTGCCTGCCATCAAACTATTAACCATTCCTATCTATGCAGACCTGGGAAGTTATATTGCCAACGAATTAAAACAAACAGGCATCAATGTGCAGGTAGAAACGATACAGAAAAGTTTGCTTTTGCAACAGACAGCCAAATCACAGGCGTTGTTTTTCAGAGGCAGCTGGATAGCAGATTATCCTGATGCTGAAAATTTCCTGAGTCTTTTTTATAGCAAGAACCCGGCGCCCCCAAACTATACACGCTACAAAAATCCAACGTATGATGCATTATACGAAAGAGCCATCGCAGAAAAAAATGACTCGATAAGATATGCGCTATACCAACAAATGGATAAAATAATTATCAATGACGCACCCGTGGTTCCATTGTGGTATGATATGGTGATACATTTGGTGCAACCAAATATTGAACAGTTTTATCCGAATAGTATAAACTTGCTGGAACTCAGAGAAACGAAAAAGAATTGA
- the msrA gene encoding peptide-methionine (S)-S-oxide reductase MsrA produces MPDNNISVATLGTGCFWCTEAVFQQLKGVNKVASGYSGGATQHPTYKEVCTGTTGHAECLHIEFDPSVISFEELLEVFWKTHDPTTLNRQGNDVGTQYRSVVFYHDAAQKEITEKYIQQLTDSKTFSSPIVTTLEPFTVFYPAEDYHKNYFNLNGDSSYCQFVVRPKVEKFQKMFKDKLK; encoded by the coding sequence ATGCCGGACAATAATATTTCTGTTGCCACTTTAGGAACAGGCTGTTTCTGGTGTACCGAAGCTGTATTTCAGCAATTGAAGGGTGTTAATAAAGTAGCCAGTGGTTATAGTGGCGGCGCCACCCAACATCCCACGTATAAAGAAGTTTGTACGGGTACTACAGGTCATGCGGAATGCCTGCATATAGAATTCGATCCGTCAGTGATCAGTTTTGAGGAATTACTGGAAGTGTTTTGGAAAACACATGACCCTACTACGTTGAACCGGCAGGGAAATGATGTAGGTACACAATATCGTAGTGTGGTGTTTTACCATGATGCGGCACAAAAAGAGATCACTGAAAAATATATACAGCAACTTACCGATAGCAAAACCTTTAGTAGCCCTATCGTTACTACTTTGGAGCCATTCACTGTATTTTATCCTGCAGAAGATTATCACAAGAATTATTTTAACCTGAATGGAGATTCATCCTATTGTCAGTTTGTAGTTCGTCCTAAAGTAGAAAAATTTCAAAAAATGTTCAAAGACAAATTGAAGTAA
- a CDS encoding CBS domain-containing protein: protein MNKKVSDVLSRKGINLIAVTPDTSVFDALTIMAEKNIGAVVVLSGDEYVGIMTERDYARKIVLNRKSSSDTKVTEILSDDLPKVSPADKVDYCMSLMSDRNIRYLPVFENNKAIGILSINDLVKETILSQEETISHLTNYLHAGQ, encoded by the coding sequence ATGAATAAAAAAGTTTCTGATGTACTTTCCCGTAAAGGCATCAATTTAATTGCTGTAACCCCCGACACATCAGTATTTGATGCCCTTACCATCATGGCTGAAAAAAATATCGGAGCAGTTGTTGTTCTATCAGGAGATGAATATGTAGGTATTATGACAGAAAGAGATTATGCCCGAAAAATAGTATTGAATCGTAAATCTTCAAGTGATACCAAGGTTACAGAAATCCTTTCGGATGATCTGCCTAAAGTGAGCCCGGCTGATAAAGTTGATTATTGTATGTCGTTGATGTCTGACAGGAATATCCGTTATCTGCCAGTTTTTGAAAATAATAAAGCGATCGGTATTCTTTCTATCAATGACCTGGTAAAAGAAACGATCTTATCTCAGGAAGAAACGATCAGTCATTTAACTAATTACCTGCATGCCGGACAATAA
- a CDS encoding site-specific integrase yields the protein MHRSKTNKDKEHPIYCRLTIQGKSREFSTQIWAQNEKWNPKAAKINGTTEVAKTANHTLTTIKLNLLNIRADFQSQGKLITPEIVVNTHLGKSGKLYTLIQLHEYYNEQHVKKLIGKDYAIGTYERYKTSLDHLKRFLTYKYKIDDLFPHDLNYSFATDYEFYLKTTRSCSHNTSLKYIKNLKAVINFAVRQEWIKNNPIERYRGKLERIDKEFLTEKELNVIENKILPNERLNEVRDVFIFCCYTGLSYSDSVKLSKQNIVLGINGGKQINIKRTKTDILANIPLLSKAWEIIEKYKDNEFCQYNDRLLPTKTNQKQNAYLKEIANLCECNKKLTTHTARHTFATLMLTKGASIESVSSMLGHTNIRTTQIYGKIIEEKVSNEMVKINEQLKAV from the coding sequence ATGCACAGAAGTAAAACGAATAAAGACAAAGAACATCCAATTTATTGTCGCCTTACAATTCAAGGCAAATCAAGGGAGTTTTCAACCCAAATTTGGGCTCAAAATGAAAAATGGAATCCTAAGGCTGCCAAAATAAATGGAACGACTGAAGTGGCTAAAACTGCTAATCATACATTGACTACAATTAAGCTAAATCTACTAAATATTAGAGCCGACTTTCAATCACAAGGAAAACTAATAACCCCAGAAATTGTTGTAAATACCCATTTAGGAAAATCGGGCAAATTATACACCTTAATACAGCTCCATGAATACTATAATGAACAACATGTAAAGAAGCTAATTGGAAAGGATTATGCAATTGGTACTTATGAACGTTACAAAACGTCGCTGGATCATCTAAAACGATTTCTAACCTATAAGTACAAAATAGATGATTTATTCCCGCATGATTTAAATTACTCTTTTGCTACAGATTATGAATTTTATCTAAAAACTACAAGAAGTTGTTCTCATAATACCTCTTTAAAATATATCAAAAACCTAAAAGCCGTTATCAATTTTGCCGTAAGACAGGAATGGATAAAAAATAATCCAATTGAACGTTATAGGGGCAAATTGGAGCGTATTGATAAAGAGTTTTTAACCGAGAAGGAATTGAATGTCATTGAAAACAAGATATTGCCTAATGAAAGACTAAATGAAGTAAGAGATGTATTTATATTTTGCTGTTATACCGGTCTTTCGTATTCCGATTCTGTAAAACTTAGTAAACAAAACATTGTACTTGGAATAAACGGCGGTAAACAAATCAATATTAAACGTACTAAAACAGATATTCTTGCGAATATTCCTTTGCTTTCAAAAGCATGGGAAATTATTGAGAAATATAAAGACAATGAATTTTGCCAATATAATGACAGATTACTTCCTACTAAAACCAATCAAAAACAAAATGCTTATTTGAAAGAAATAGCCAATTTATGCGAATGTAATAAGAAATTAACCACTCACACAGCAAGGCATACTTTTGCGACTTTAATGCTAACAAAAGGGGCATCTATTGAATCTGTAAGTTCAATGTTAGGTCATACCAATATTAGAACTACTCAAATCTATGGTAAAATAATAGAGGAGAAGGTGTCCAATGAAATGGTAAAAATCAATGAACAACTTAAAGCGGTTTAA